One Dunckerocampus dactyliophorus isolate RoL2022-P2 chromosome 6, RoL_Ddac_1.1, whole genome shotgun sequence genomic window, attcacacagatggactactctttttctttcacctcatactgtatttgctcccaaatgctcaTACAGATGTATATGAtgtaggaatgcataaaggtaagatttgatgaccttacagagtgctaatgtgtatatttgtggtacacaagctctctgaaaaataagttcaggcttgtactggtggatggtgggtctgtattaattttgtacttttaatttgatgtttttcctgtcatagttttacacaatacataataaataagataaattaaatAGCTACaatgtacatatgttttattGATGTGTTGTTGATGACTAGCTACTGTAGCTAATGCTAGTGCTGCTAGcacttcagtcatggtcacgtCATTGACAGAAGCCACCACATAactgtccttggctatgcctgccgttaaCTAGTAGCgcgtacccaaattttagctcgtagTTTCAAGCAAAATATCAACCGAGAGACGGCTCGAGAAATGACAAAACGGCAGTGCTTCAAtaccttctcgcttctctctggcaagccGACAATGATGTCGTCAGTGACTTTCCAAACGGCGACAGTGAATACCTCAGTCTTGTTgcaagagccatctgccagggctttcaAGCAAAATTTACCTATCAAAATACctctttctttctccatttctgctcaatatttgctcccgCTTGTAGCTACACGGTGACCGCTGCTTCCTCACACTACGGCGTCAGCCGATGGTCAGACAGGGTCTGTACAAGTTAATCGcgcttaaaaaaaatagtgccgttaaaggaaacttcgcTTAACGCGTTAATAACGCATTccctttgacagccctaatttttatacattatcaaacacattttaagGAAAAATGGTTTTATTCCTAAAGAGAAAACAGTATCGTAACGCAATGATTGCATTGATTATGATGTCATAAGTTCATGTGGTACGCCCTCTCATGAGATCCAACACATATAAAAACTAAAATGTGAGAAagagctctcagtatgatacacaaaaataataataaaagagggAATGTTTGTATTGATCTCATtagatggtgtacctaatgaagtgtccacagAGAGTACACAGAGTACATTCTGTGAGTGGGGTGTGTCTCTTGTGACCAGCAGTGACACAGGTGTGTTTGTAGTGCGCTAGCTTCACGCCGTCTGAGGAAGTCGCACTCTGCCATGGAGCTCCGGAGAGGTTCTGGGCCGTCTGAGTCATCGGACGAAGACGGTTGTTCCGACGTGGAGAAAGGCCTGCTGTTCTCTCCCAAAGAATACATCAAGAACATGTGGAAGGACTTCAAGCTCTCACCTCGCATTCGCCACCTGTCATCCTCTCTGCCGGGAGGCCACAGCAACTTCCAGCCGCAGAAAGAGAAGAGGCAGAGCCACCGGGTGACTGTGCCTAAACCATTCCGGATGACGCTGCGCGAGGCGGAGCGGCAGAAGCGCGGCGTGAAGACGCGGGCTGAGATCGAACTTGAGAACGCGGAGCTGCGACGACAGCTGGAGGAGCTAACCGAGTGCCAGAACAAGTTCCGGGCTAGCCCGGTACCAGCGCATGTCCACCTGCCACTTTATGAGGAGCTGAAGGAACGCAACGAGGAACGCCGCAGGACCATGCGAGAGCGAGAGGAGCACCACCTACGAAGTCTTTCCAAGCCCTTCAGCTTCTTGGAGAGGGAGCGACTGAAGAAGGAGCAgcgccagcagcagcagcagccttcTGAGCAGGACCGGGTCAAGCCCTTCAAGGCCAAGCCGGTGCCAAAGTCTGTGTACGCGGCAGCGTCTGGCGAATTGAGAAAGGAGGAGCAGCTGTACCGCTCCATCCAGAAGCAGATGAGAGCCCAGGAGATGCTCCACAGCTCATCCAGAGCTCCCAACATGCTGGACCGGAGACTTTGTGAGAGCAAGAAGAGCAAGGGCAGCGGCAAAGATGGCAGCAAACATGGCAACCCAGCCTTCTCCCACAGGCCCCACATCAACAAGGAAGTTCCAGACTTCAATGCCAGTTACAAACGCTTTcagaagaccatggagaggaggAAAGAAGTGAAGCCGACAACATCGTGTGAGCCCTTTGATTTGAGGACGTCTCAGATCTCCTCTCACCGCCAGCGCATCATTGCAGACATGGAGAAGGAGCAGAGCAGCTCGTGCTCGCTGCGATGGCCATACATCAGCTCCCCCAAGAATGTCCGCACTCCAAACTCTAGCCTGTGTTCATCCCTGTCTGGAAGCATGGAGCTGCTTCCTGCCAAAATCACAGATGCCACCAAGAAACGCCATGAGGCCGTGAGGTACCTTAGCAGGCTCCTCACCCCCACCAGCCTAGACCTTAGCGACCTCCACAGTGTCTGAGTGTCTGCCCCAAAACCCTGCAGTGTCCTTCCATCCCTCCTCTTTCCCAACACCTGTAGACGCCCCTCAAACGTCCTCCTGTGTGAGCAGACAGGTGCTGGAGCAGAGGAGGAGGGCCGAGCAAGAGGAGGAGCACTGGAAGGAGAGACAGAAGGAGCGCGAGAAGAAGCTTCAGAAGCTGGTGCAGAAGCGTGCCCATGCCAACGACCCCCACCTCGCGCTctcacagacacacaacagCAAACTCAAAGAATTCAGGTGAGAAGAAAACCATGACACTACTTCTGGTGCTGAGTCCACACCCACAATCTCCTTACTTCTTGTACAGGAAACAAGACCGCCAGCGTAGGAAGGAGTACCAGCAGGAGATCAAGGAGATTAAGGAGCGAGTGAAGGGGAGGCCACTGTTACTGGAGCAGGTTGCTCAGGTGAATGTGGAAGAGGTTTTGTTTGGTGTGTTACTTTTCAGACTGCTCTAAAACTGTAGATCagtcgtgtccaaagtgcagcccaggggccattttagTCCACAGCTCattctacaaaaataaaacaatagcaataaaactgaacaaaaaaaacagcagaagttGAAAGACGTTTAAAATGTTCATAATAATCATGTACTCCGCCAACAACAGAAGAATGCCAAGCAGGCGGCAGAGAAACACTTCTCTGACACCTTGCATGGTTGCCACCTGACCGAGGAGTTCATCAGCAGGAAGGCAGTGATGTCACGTTCACCCCAAGCGGATGACACTTGGTAATTGTTTGCCCATGATGCACTGTGATGAAGACACTGTGGACGTCTGCTCATTCTTCTCGTGTTGTCCAGCGAGCTACCAGAGTCGGAGGGCATCGCTTTGGAGCCTGTCCTCTATACAAAGGTCTCCCTGGACGATGAAGACCAGGAGGTGGAATCTGAGGAGAAGGCATCATGTCATGGAAGCGAGGACAAAGACGTGCATCAATCCTGTGAAAGTTGTGATTACTCAGACGACCACGACAACTATTCTGACGACAGTGAGCAGGATGCGGAGGATACTGACAGCGGGAAGCAGGACGAGGATGAACAACATCCTTAGCATCCTTCCAACCTCATCATTGAGGACATATAATATTGTATCAGTCACTCATGTTCTATTATTTCATTGAGATTTCACCAATAGATGGTATATAGATTGCTCAATAAAATTAACTCAAGTCATAACTTATCTTAGTGTTGTAAATTAGTGATGTttactgtaaaatgtgtttgaaaGTTTATCAATAAAATGATTTAATGCTATAAATTATAATTACTAGTGATGTTTACTCTAAATGTGCTTGAAAGTTTATCAAGAAAATGATTTAAAGCTATAAATTATTAGAAATGTTTACTGTAAATGACAGCTGCGCCTCAAAGTGCCAGGAGGCGGGGCCAGGTTGACAGCACCACCCCGCCAGTGACAGGACGTGACGCAGGCCTTCTCGCAGCCAATGAGAAAGAGCGGGGGCGGGTACATAGTCCAAATTTTACGCGGCGCTCGGCGGGCCGAAGCACCGAGAATGAATATCCCGGTCTCAACCGGTTTGAGCCGGTCCGTGGATGGAAGCATGAGCCTAGAGGACGAGCTCACTAGCACGCATTAAATCTTTGACTTTTAAGTGTGTGCGAAGCCAAGCTAAAATAAAAGCTGACTGTTTCGTTTGGTTACTATGACCCGGAATAGTGACAGCTTAGCTAATAGCTAAAAGCTTAGCAAGTAGGGCTGAATATCATTGACTTTTCCATTAGAGGGCTACATAGCAGTTAGCATGGTGGTAGTCGGCTGCCATTCCCGCTGATCAAAGAAACATACATTTCTGACGTGGATGTACGTTTAATACCACTGCAACAATCGACCGATAACCAACGTAAGATATTTAATAAAATCACTTCCAATTGTCGCGTTAGCATTAGCTCCTTGCTAATTGTGGCGGTTTCTGTGTGTGGCATGAGCTAAACTTACATTTGCCTGCGCAGATTTTTTTACTCTTAAGTTTAAGAGCTCACCAACTAAAGTCTTTCGACGAAAGGGCGGAAGAAAAACAAGGTGAGTCAACGCTTTTTCGGACCAACTTACCCGACATGGGCTAGACGTTAGCTTCAAAGTGTGCACGCTAACCTGCTGTTTGTTTTATCTAGGTGCCAGCTAAGCGTTCACACACGAATCCATAGTGACACCTGCTTGTAACTACAGGGGCCGCTACCCCCAGGATGCGATTGAAATAACTTTTTAAATGCTGCAAAGTGACGAATCGGGTCAGGCTCGTCCTTCTGTTGTGTATGTCTTTTTCCAGATGGCGGCGCTGTGGCACGTTGTAACATTTGTGTTTGAACCATGCTTGTTTTTACTGTCTGAAAGCATCACGTGTAAATACGACACCCACTGACATGTTTAGGTATTTGCTGCTTTAGCTACTTTGTAACTTTGTACCTTTTTAGATGTGATTCTTAGCTACAATGCACAGCAATACTTTGATGTTTTTAGAAGATATTTCATTTAGTGCAGTGTCAGCCATGAAGCCCAGGTGATGCAAAGGTTTCCTTTGACCTTCTCCTCCTTTCAGACTCTCTATGCCAGCAGAAATGACC contains:
- the fam161a gene encoding protein FAM161A isoform X3 produces the protein MKDNKAGAAERMDLREIFFSNEEYYSKLEELKKAHLRTMAELESMYHHKLQRHAKDPLAGETGQSALASRRLRKSHSAMELRRGSGPSESSDEDGCSDVEKGLLFSPKEYIKNMWKDFKLSPRIRHLSSSLPGGHSNFQPQKEKRQSHRVTVPKPFRMTLREAERQKRGVKTRAEIELENAELRRQLEELTECQNKFRASPVPAHVHLPLYEELKERNEERRRTMREREEHHLRSLSKPFSFLERERLKKEQRQQQQQPSEQDRVKPFKAKPVPKSVYAAASGELRKEEQLYRSIQKQMRAQEMLHSSSRAPNMLDRRLCESKKSKGSGKDGSKHGNPAFSHRPHINKEVPDFNASYKRFQKTMERRKEVKPTTSCEPFDLRTSQISSHRQRIIADMEKEQSSSCSLRWPYISSPKNVRTPNSSLCSSLSGSMELLPAKITDATKKRHEAVRQVLEQRRRAEQEEEHWKERQKEREKKLQKLVQKRAHANDPHLALSQTHNSKLKEFRKQDRQRRKEYQQEIKEIKERVKGRPLLLEQVAQKNAKQAAEKHFSDTLHGCHLTEEFISRKAVMSRSPQADDTCELPESEGIALEPVLYTKVSLDDEDQEVESEEKASCHGSEDKDVHQSCESCDYSDDHDNYSDDSEQDAEDTDSGKQDEDEQHP
- the fam161a gene encoding protein FAM161A isoform X1; amino-acid sequence: MANAHRNNVLVTSCLRRPVDPQTKAPLACYEREKMEPNSATGHMDNRDYEKEAEYEDIGSDLCDGDCPRRMKDNKAGAAERMDLREIFFSNEEYYSKLEELKKAHLRTMAELESMYHHKLQRHAKDPLAGETGQSALASRRLRKSHSAMELRRGSGPSESSDEDGCSDVEKGLLFSPKEYIKNMWKDFKLSPRIRHLSSSLPGGHSNFQPQKEKRQSHRVTVPKPFRMTLREAERQKRGVKTRAEIELENAELRRQLEELTECQNKFRASPVPAHVHLPLYEELKERNEERRRTMREREEHHLRSLSKPFSFLERERLKKEQRQQQQQPSEQDRVKPFKAKPVPKSVYAAASGELRKEEQLYRSIQKQMRAQEMLHSSSRAPNMLDRRLCESKKSKGSGKDGSKHGNPAFSHRPHINKEVPDFNASYKRFQKTMERRKEVKPTTSCEPFDLRTSQISSHRQRIIADMEKEQSSSCSLRWPYISSPKNVRTPNSSLCSSLSGSMELLPAKITDATKKRHEAVRQVLEQRRRAEQEEEHWKERQKEREKKLQKLVQKRAHANDPHLALSQTHNSKLKEFRKQDRQRRKEYQQEIKEIKERVKGRPLLLEQVAQKNAKQAAEKHFSDTLHGCHLTEEFISRKAVMSRSPQADDTCELPESEGIALEPVLYTKVSLDDEDQEVESEEKASCHGSEDKDVHQSCESCDYSDDHDNYSDDSEQDAEDTDSGKQDEDEQHP
- the fam161a gene encoding protein FAM161A isoform X2, encoding MATKSTNNSKVGQAEYEDIGSDLCDGDCPRRMKDNKAGAAERMDLREIFFSNEEYYSKLEELKKAHLRTMAELESMYHHKLQRHAKDPLAGETGQSALASRRLRKSHSAMELRRGSGPSESSDEDGCSDVEKGLLFSPKEYIKNMWKDFKLSPRIRHLSSSLPGGHSNFQPQKEKRQSHRVTVPKPFRMTLREAERQKRGVKTRAEIELENAELRRQLEELTECQNKFRASPVPAHVHLPLYEELKERNEERRRTMREREEHHLRSLSKPFSFLERERLKKEQRQQQQQPSEQDRVKPFKAKPVPKSVYAAASGELRKEEQLYRSIQKQMRAQEMLHSSSRAPNMLDRRLCESKKSKGSGKDGSKHGNPAFSHRPHINKEVPDFNASYKRFQKTMERRKEVKPTTSCEPFDLRTSQISSHRQRIIADMEKEQSSSCSLRWPYISSPKNVRTPNSSLCSSLSGSMELLPAKITDATKKRHEAVRQVLEQRRRAEQEEEHWKERQKEREKKLQKLVQKRAHANDPHLALSQTHNSKLKEFRKQDRQRRKEYQQEIKEIKERVKGRPLLLEQVAQKNAKQAAEKHFSDTLHGCHLTEEFISRKAVMSRSPQADDTCELPESEGIALEPVLYTKVSLDDEDQEVESEEKASCHGSEDKDVHQSCESCDYSDDHDNYSDDSEQDAEDTDSGKQDEDEQHP